A genomic segment from Alistipes senegalensis JC50 encodes:
- the ilvC gene encoding ketol-acid reductoisomerase — protein MAQINFGGVEENVVTREEFPLKKALEVLKDETIAVIGYGVQGPGQSLNLRDNGFNVIVGQRKGSKSWDKAVADGWVPGETLFEIEEAAERATIIQYLLSDAGQIAVWPSIKKHLAPGKALYFSHGFGITYKERTGIVPPADVDVILVAPKGSGTSLRRMFLQGRGLNSSYAVFQDATGRAFERVVALGIGVGSGYLFETDFKREVYSDLTGERGTLMGAIQGIFAAQYDTLRANGHTPSEAFNETVEELTQSLMPLVAENGMDWMYANCSTTAQRGALDWWKKFRDATKPVFEELYKEVAAGNEAQRSIDLNSKPDYREKLNEELREMRESEMWQTGAVVRKLRPENN, from the coding sequence ATGGCACAGATCAATTTCGGCGGCGTCGAAGAGAACGTCGTAACCCGCGAGGAATTCCCCCTGAAGAAAGCCCTCGAAGTCCTCAAAGACGAAACCATCGCCGTCATCGGCTACGGCGTGCAGGGCCCCGGCCAGTCGCTGAACCTGCGCGACAACGGATTCAACGTCATCGTCGGCCAGCGCAAGGGCTCGAAAAGCTGGGACAAGGCCGTCGCCGACGGCTGGGTGCCGGGCGAAACGCTCTTCGAAATCGAAGAGGCCGCCGAGCGCGCCACGATCATCCAGTATCTGCTCTCCGACGCCGGGCAGATCGCCGTATGGCCCTCCATCAAAAAGCACCTCGCACCGGGTAAGGCGCTCTATTTCTCCCACGGCTTCGGCATCACCTACAAGGAGCGCACGGGCATCGTGCCCCCGGCCGATGTCGATGTGATCCTCGTAGCCCCGAAGGGTTCGGGCACGTCGCTGCGCCGGATGTTCCTCCAGGGCCGCGGCCTCAATTCGAGCTATGCGGTGTTCCAGGACGCCACGGGCCGCGCCTTCGAACGCGTGGTGGCGCTGGGCATCGGCGTCGGCTCGGGATACCTCTTCGAGACCGATTTCAAACGCGAGGTCTACTCCGACCTTACGGGCGAGCGCGGCACGCTGATGGGCGCCATTCAGGGCATCTTCGCCGCCCAGTACGACACGCTGCGCGCCAACGGACACACCCCCTCGGAAGCCTTCAACGAGACCGTCGAGGAGCTCACGCAGTCGCTGATGCCGCTCGTGGCCGAAAACGGCATGGACTGGATGTACGCCAACTGCTCGACCACGGCCCAGCGCGGCGCGCTGGACTGGTGGAAGAAGTTCCGCGACGCCACGAAACCCGTCTTCGAGGAGCTCTACAAAGAGGTGGCCGCCGGCAACGAGGCCCAGCGTTCGATCGACCTCAACAGCAAGCCCGACTACCGCGAGAAGCTCAACGAAGAGCTGCGCGAGATGCGCGAAAGCGAGATGTGGCAGACCGGCGCCGTGGTGCGCAAGCTGCGTCCCGAGAACAACTGA
- a CDS encoding ROK family protein: MYSHDNRVVITLDAGGTNLVFGAMQANRFIVEPITLPSHAEDLDKCLATMVEGFRAVISRLSEKPVAISFAFPGPADYPNGIIGGYLPNFPSFRDGVALGPFLEATFGIPVFINNDGDLFAYGEALGGALPQVNARLEALNSPKRYKNLVGYTFGTGFGVGIVVDNRLNRGDNSCVETFCLRHKKMPEIIVEEGVAVRAVKRVYGELSGDPNHGLEPKDICDIADGKRPGNVEAARQAFAEMGEIAGDAMATAVTLIDGLIVIGGGITAARKWIMPSLLKELRSKMHTLSGDELNRVQMKVYDLDDDAEFREFAKGSMQPLKVYGTDRYVAYDPQKRIGVTISKLGASQAISVGAYAFALSQLDAQNA, translated from the coding sequence ATGTACAGCCATGACAACCGGGTGGTGATCACCCTCGACGCCGGCGGCACGAACCTCGTGTTCGGAGCCATGCAGGCCAACCGATTCATCGTGGAGCCCATCACCCTGCCTTCGCATGCCGAAGACCTCGACAAATGCCTTGCGACGATGGTCGAAGGGTTCCGGGCCGTCATCAGCCGCCTTTCGGAAAAACCCGTGGCCATCTCGTTCGCATTCCCCGGACCGGCCGACTACCCCAACGGCATCATCGGGGGCTATCTGCCCAACTTCCCGTCGTTCCGCGACGGCGTGGCGCTGGGTCCGTTCCTCGAAGCGACGTTCGGCATCCCGGTCTTCATCAACAACGACGGCGACCTGTTCGCCTACGGCGAGGCGCTGGGCGGAGCCCTGCCTCAGGTCAACGCCCGGCTCGAAGCGCTGAACAGCCCCAAACGCTACAAGAATCTGGTGGGCTACACCTTCGGCACGGGCTTCGGCGTGGGCATCGTGGTCGATAACCGCCTCAACCGCGGCGACAACTCGTGCGTCGAAACCTTCTGCCTGCGCCACAAGAAGATGCCGGAGATCATCGTCGAGGAGGGCGTGGCCGTGCGCGCCGTGAAGCGCGTCTACGGCGAACTGTCGGGCGATCCGAATCACGGACTGGAGCCCAAGGACATCTGCGACATCGCCGACGGCAAACGCCCGGGCAACGTCGAGGCGGCCCGGCAGGCTTTCGCCGAGATGGGCGAGATCGCCGGCGACGCCATGGCCACGGCCGTGACGCTGATCGACGGTCTGATCGTCATCGGCGGCGGCATCACGGCGGCCCGCAAATGGATCATGCCGAGCCTGCTGAAAGAACTCCGCTCGAAGATGCACACCCTCTCGGGCGACGAACTGAACCGCGTGCAGATGAAGGTCTACGATCTGGACGACGACGCGGAGTTCCGGGAGTTCGCCAAAGGCAGCATGCAGCCCCTGAAGGTCTACGGCACGGACCGCTATGTGGCCTACGACCCGCAGAAACGCATCGGTGTCACGATTTCGAAGCTCGGCGCCAGCCAGGCCATCTCGGTCGGAGCGTACGCCTTCGCCCTGAGCCAGCTGGACGCACAAAACGCATAA
- a CDS encoding type I phosphomannose isomerase catalytic subunit: MYKFQPILKSLIWGGDKIAPYKQIETSQQQVGESWELSGVKGNESVVAGGPEAGTPLPELIARHGAGLLGAKNFERFGEEFPLLIKFIDARQDLSIQVHPNDELAWERHQSKGKTEMWYVVAADKGAHLRSGFSKQVTPAEYAASVEDNTITDILADYQIHPGDVFFLPAGRVHSIGAGAFIAEIQQTSNITYRIYDFNRRDANGNTRELHTELAKEAIDYTVLPDYRTHYTPAQNSRVELVSCPYFTTSLLDLTAPETLELADLDSFVVAICIEGRGTIANDNGETLPVHQGETVLIPASARSLAFTPDGAMKLLTSWIA; the protein is encoded by the coding sequence ATGTATAAGTTTCAACCAATTCTGAAATCGCTGATCTGGGGCGGCGACAAGATAGCCCCTTACAAACAGATCGAGACCTCGCAGCAGCAGGTCGGCGAGAGCTGGGAGCTCTCGGGCGTGAAAGGCAACGAATCCGTCGTCGCCGGAGGCCCCGAGGCCGGAACCCCGCTGCCCGAACTGATCGCCCGCCACGGAGCCGGATTGCTGGGCGCGAAGAATTTCGAACGCTTCGGCGAGGAGTTCCCGCTGCTCATCAAGTTCATCGACGCCCGGCAGGACCTCTCGATCCAGGTTCACCCCAACGACGAACTGGCCTGGGAGCGCCACCAGTCCAAGGGCAAAACCGAGATGTGGTACGTCGTGGCCGCCGACAAAGGGGCGCACCTCCGCTCGGGATTCTCGAAGCAGGTGACGCCCGCCGAATACGCCGCCAGCGTAGAGGACAACACCATCACCGACATCCTCGCCGACTACCAGATCCATCCAGGCGACGTTTTCTTCCTGCCGGCGGGCCGCGTGCATTCGATCGGCGCCGGAGCCTTCATCGCCGAGATCCAGCAGACTTCGAACATCACCTACCGCATCTACGACTTCAACCGCCGCGATGCCAACGGCAACACCCGCGAACTGCACACCGAGCTGGCCAAGGAGGCCATCGACTACACCGTGCTGCCCGACTACCGGACGCACTACACCCCGGCGCAGAACAGCCGCGTGGAGCTGGTTTCGTGCCCCTATTTCACCACGTCGCTGCTGGACCTGACCGCCCCCGAGACGCTGGAGCTCGCCGACCTCGACTCGTTCGTCGTGGCCATCTGCATCGAGGGCCGCGGCACGATCGCCAACGACAACGGCGAAACGCTTCCCGTGCATCAGGGCGAAACGGTGCTGATCCCCGCTTCGGCCCGGTCGCTCGCGTTCACGCCCGACGGCGCGATGAAACTGCTGACGAGCTGGATCGCATGA
- a CDS encoding phosphotransferase enzyme family protein translates to MQAELQKIASRFALEGAVTAIDSLGEGFINDTFIIRTEGGAPDYILQRKNKNIFPDVPAMMENIRKVTDHIRRRVVAEGGDPLREVMTIVPTRDGHYYAVDSQGDYWAVSVFIGDTIAYNKADSPELARKGGEGIGKFQAQLADFTEPLAETIKGFHNIRHRFVQWDEAIGRDAAGRVKDLTEEIGWIESRRSEMLGFWSKVEDGTIPTRVTHNDTKINNILFDKKGGVLCAIDLDTVMNSTSLNDFGDAIRSYANTGEEDDRDLSRVGMSLDMFRAYTEGYLSQRAKQLTEPEIDNLAFSARYITYEQVLRFLMDYIDGDTYYKIKYPEHNLVRTHAQYELLRSMEKQYGTMCDIVRETVAKYR, encoded by the coding sequence ATGCAGGCAGAATTACAGAAAATCGCGTCCCGATTCGCATTGGAGGGCGCTGTCACGGCAATCGACTCGCTGGGCGAGGGTTTTATCAACGACACCTTCATCATCCGCACGGAAGGCGGCGCGCCGGATTACATCCTCCAACGGAAGAACAAGAACATCTTCCCCGATGTCCCGGCCATGATGGAGAACATCCGCAAAGTCACGGATCACATCCGCCGCCGCGTCGTGGCCGAAGGAGGCGATCCCCTGCGCGAGGTGATGACGATCGTCCCGACCCGCGACGGGCACTACTACGCCGTGGACTCGCAGGGCGACTACTGGGCCGTGTCGGTCTTCATCGGCGACACCATCGCCTACAACAAGGCGGACTCCCCGGAGCTGGCCCGCAAAGGCGGCGAGGGCATCGGCAAGTTCCAGGCCCAGCTGGCGGATTTCACCGAGCCGCTGGCCGAGACGATCAAGGGATTCCACAACATCCGCCACCGCTTCGTGCAGTGGGACGAAGCGATCGGACGCGACGCCGCAGGCCGCGTGAAGGATTTGACGGAGGAGATCGGCTGGATCGAGTCGCGGCGCAGCGAGATGCTCGGGTTCTGGTCGAAGGTCGAGGACGGCACGATCCCCACGCGGGTGACGCACAACGATACGAAGATCAACAACATCCTCTTCGACAAGAAGGGCGGGGTGCTGTGCGCCATCGACCTCGACACGGTGATGAACTCCACATCGCTGAACGATTTCGGCGACGCCATCCGCTCCTACGCCAACACGGGCGAGGAGGACGACCGCGATCTTTCGCGCGTGGGCATGTCGCTCGACATGTTCCGCGCCTACACCGAAGGCTACCTCTCGCAGCGGGCGAAGCAGCTGACCGAGCCGGAGATCGACAATCTGGCGTTCTCGGCGCGCTACATCACCTACGAACAGGTCCTGCGCTTCCTGATGGACTACATCGACGGCGACACCTATTATAAGATCAAATACCCCGAACACAACCTCGTGCGCACGCACGCCCAGTACGAACTGCTCCGGAGCATGGAGAAGCAGTACGGCACGATGTGTGACATCGTACGGGAGACGGTGGCCA